The sequence below is a genomic window from Saccopteryx leptura isolate mSacLep1 chromosome 3, mSacLep1_pri_phased_curated, whole genome shotgun sequence.
TGTGCCCACATCTGTTCTGACTTACGTGGCTTCCTCTGCCCGAATGCCCTCTTCATACACCCAGAAACCgctgctctcctcctcctccatgaaGACCCCACCAGGCACCTATTTGAAGTCCCAGAACACAGTCTAGGTGGGCCCTGGGCAGGTACTTACTAAATATTGAAGACACTGTCATGGTCGTGAACACACTCACCACAGCAAGGCATCACCACACTGGAGCTCAGCTTTGAAAATATCTGTGTTGCTAGTTTTAGTTTCAATTCCACAGTTAACCGCCTGTCTGTTGAGAAAACGGGGGCTGCCACACAGCAAGTCTTATGAACCAGTTACAGAATCTCTAAAGGGCTCGTAAACATCGTGCAGCTTTGCCCAACGGCCTCACAAGACTGAGGAGAGTAGTTCGAGTTGTCGCTGTGGACTCCTCTGGGATAAACAGAAAACAGCACGTGTCCATGGAGACAATACCTGAGAAAGGCCACATGGCTGTTAAAAGTCAAATGGCATGATGGTGGTAAGAGGCTGGACACTGGGCACTTGGGAGGTGCACAGGACATCATGGGTATCAAATCGCCTAATCCCCGGGGCCACTGTGGAGAGCTAGGTCATTGGAATATCCTGTTTAATAAGCGAGGACGCACAAGATTCCTTCAAAGTCTCATTGGGTTAGTTAGCCTCAAGTCCACTGACTCTGAAGTCTTGTGAACTGTCCACGCCACTGCTGCCTTTTGCTGACAACATAAGGGTGGGccagagtaggtttacagttgtgagtacacaaaagtttattcttgtattattatttcttacttTCCATTTGGACGACTGGAAAACCTACCTCTGCCCCACCCTGTGCATCAGACATGTGCTAGTTCAAGGAATCAAACCTAAGACACCTGTCTCAGATCTCCCACTTTGCTGATGAGGAGGAATAGTTCCACAGGACTGACATGGCTCAAATTTCCCGAGCCTTAACCCGCAGATCTTTACCTCTGCTACGACCACGATGTACTTAAAAGATTTTGAAGTTAGCGCTGTAAGGGGTTACTTAATAAGCACTTATGCAATGGTGGCCACTGCGATCTCCAATGGAACTGGAATGTCATTTCAACTCAGAAGGCTTGGGTTTGAGCACAAATGCTAATTATTCTTATAACAAGTCAAGAATACGTGGAGTAACCTTAAAAGAATTAGAGTGCATTTTAaatccaaatgtttttttttttattcattttagagaggagagggagagacagagagagagagagagagagaggagagacagagagagaaggggggaggagctggaagcatcaactcccatatgtgccttgaccaggtaagcccagggttttgaactggcgacctcagcacacccaggtcaacgctttatcccactgcgccaccacaggtcagtaaatCCAAATCTCTGAAGTGAGAAAACAGCTGACTAAAAAGTTCGACTCGTCCAGTTAGAAACACGGTGGTGGTCAAGATGGTCACGGCCATCATTGGTGGAAGACAGGACGCAGTGGACACTTTGTTGGGAAGGGCACAAGGCCGGTGGCCTAGGATGCTGTTTAGAGGTAAGAAGAGGGTGGCGGGGGTGGCTTAGTAAGCACAGATGGACCGACACAGAGGATGGCACCCTCCCTCCTCCAGTGGCCAGCAGGACAGAGACCGCTGATTAAATCTGGCGCTCTCTCCTGAAAAGCCCACGGCCCGCCCCAAAACCTTTTATTCTAGGGATAATGAGAACCGACATTAGACCTGGCCTGTGAGATGCTTTGCGTTATTTGGCCAACCTGTATGGCAAATATTAGTTCCCCAAATTAAATACTTCCTGGTGGTACAGGTGACTCCTTTTATCACACTGAGCCCTTGTTTCTATCACACAGGGTTCTCACATTAACCTGCTCTTGTAACTGAAGGAGGGGCCAGCAAACTCTGTCAAGGGCCGGACAGTAAATGTTCTCCCCTCTGAGGGCCGTATGGCCACAGCCACAGAATCCCATTCCACTGTTGTGGTGCAGAATAGCCAAAAATAACAGACACAAACGAGGAAGCCTGTGTGCCAATGGACTTTTATTTAAGGACACCGgggaatttgaatttcatatactTGACACGTGCCACAGAAtagtcttcttttgatttttttcaaccttttaaaaatgtaaagactcCCCCTAGTTCACAGGCGTCGGGCCGCAGACCAGTCGGCTCTCCTGGGCGCAGTGTCACCGGGGTCTGGCTGTGCCGCTCCTGTTCACACTCACCCACGCCACTCAAGTACTCCCTTGGCACCGCCTGAGATCCAGCTATGGGGCGAGAACCTCAGGACCCTGAAGGAACACCCACCACGGCTCTCCTCCCGGGTTCTCAGTTCAATACCGCAGCTGTTCCAGGAGAGAACTATCAAATTCTTAGGGAAGccttaaaacagcagaaatgcATCCTGTCAGTCCTggaaagcagaaacgtggagtcAGCAGGGCTGGCTGTGCCCGGAGGCCGCGGAGAATCCGGCCTGTGGCTGTGGCAGCCAGCAGTTCCTGGTTCCTGGGCTTGCGGATAGATCGCTCGacctctgcccctccttcctcatacACGGAGCTGACGCTGGATTTAGAGCACGCTCTGACCCAGGGTGGGCTTAACCACGGAACTGATCCGTCTGCAAACACCCTTTTCCCAATAAGGTCACATTTTCAGGTTGCGGGTGGGTACACCTCTGGGGGCTCACAATTTAACCCCTGGCAATACTCTCAGAAGGTGCCTAGAAGGATGTGGCTGATATTATCCTGAAGGCTTCATGAAGGAGGTGGCACAAGGTGGTCCTCGAAAGATAAGAGACACTGTTTGTCAGAGGAACATGAGGAAGATGACAGACTCGGGGGCCACCAGACCCGAGTTATGGACATGTGACACTGTGTGCAATATCTAAACAGCCCGTGGCTGAGGCCAGCTGAGGGGGGGAGGGATGGGAACGGAGAGTGGGAGCTGGAGGCTGCAGGCCGGAGAGCTGGCAGGGACTCCACCAGGGTCATGGGCTCCTCGTCTGGCACAAGGACGTCCAGTTTGATGGGAGCCTCCGAGGAGTCTCTTCCCCAGTTAACCCTTTTAGCAGCATCGGAGCTCAGACTGTCTCCTTAAGTCACCAGCAGGCTTGGACTAGGCAACCTTTAAGCAGCGCCTCCCCACCAGCACATCACTGAGATTTCACAGTTAAGGTTTTAGGACCTTATAGTAACACACATGCCGGTCTTCTCCCACGCCTGCGATCCGCCTCAGCGTCTCCTGGCCCTGCTCACACTCCCTCTCCCCCAGGACGCAGGGGTGCTCTTCCCTCCGCCCTCCGCTCCCTGCTGCTACGCTCGCGCTCCCGGGAAGCGCACGCCGTGCAACCACGGGGCTTTCCTGCCACTACATCCACGCGAGAGTGAAGCAAGAACAGAGTCTGGTTCACGACAGCATCGCTGCTCTTCCCGCACTTAGCAATactttaaaagcaattaaaactggaTATGCacagacaataataataaagaaaaatgcgACTCCGAAGACCCAGAGCTGTCCTCATCGATGGGAAATTATGTCGTGTGTAGATGCATTTCATAAAAACATACACGGGAAGGCTTTAAAAGCCTAAAACCAAAGCTCAGGAAACCAAGCcacatttagaaaaatgaaagctgatttttattttaccaacAGCCATTCTTTAAACATGAACATGCATACGTAATACTCTACGCACACATCACAGTTTTTAACGTTAGTTAATAAATGTTAAACACACAACATACATCCTtacaaaaaaagtcaaaatgcaaacttaaaactttaaacaaaagtctgactaatttaaaaaaagtctgtGTTGGGTACCATTTGTACAACACagttaatttaaacattttcatgtgGCTGCACAGGAAAAAGGCGGCAGTAGAAAATAAAGTCACCGAGGGTTTTTAAATAGCAGAATAGGCAATGTTGCCATGCAGGAGAAGCaatattaaatattagttttcaaaaaaaatccacatttaaaaatatttagttcaaGTCACAGAATTGTTCTCAGTAGAGACCCCAATGCAATGCATGATTAGCTGCCTTAGGTGGCCGGTGGGAGAGGCTGTGTCCCTCCAGGGTGGAACTTCACTGATTTTGGCACAGAAAAGAAGTCTTCAGAACAAGAACatgattaaaaaagaaggaagaggaacagaggaaagaaataaaaagccagaGTAAATGAGAGTAATTGCAATCACTAAAAAACTGTGCATTCCCAGTCACTGCAGAGTCCTGTTCCGCTGACAGCAGGTGCTCGGCCGGGAAGTGTTATTGCAGCATGGATTTAATTTGCTTGGAGGTAGTCTCATCATTCAAATGTTTTGTTGTGTACCTAAACGTGAAAAAACACCAGTTTGAGGAAATGAAACAGCAAACACGATCTCATCAGGCTCTATGATCATGACAAGCTGAGCGCTGGCAAGATACTCCCCCCTCAGACACGGGCCGTCCCAGCCCAGCACTCGGCCTGCTCGGCTCCCACGGCCTTAACCTCCATTCTTGCTAGGTTCGTTCAAATCGATTTAAAAACTGAAGAACTATCTGGACTCAAATAAATGCTTACAGAGGTGAAGAGACGAATATATGCTGATAAACTCTCTAAAATTTTACTTCAACTCTCTACAATTTCACTTCCAAATTGTTCTCCTATCACCGGACAGACAACAAAGTGCCCCACACATAACAGGTGCTCAATTAGCACTTGCACATTAGAAAGATAAGAAGGGAAGCACCCAGCTGAAAGAAAAATCCATAAAGGAGTATTTACACTAAGTGATAGGCGATGTAGCATCTGTTTTATTTCCCAGGGCCATATAAAGCATTATAGAACTTACACATAATCCTATGGCACCAGGAAATAAGAATTCTCCCTTTCCCTTatcccagtggtcggcaaactgcagctcacaagccacatgcggctgtttggccccttgagtgtggctcttccacaaaataccacgtgcaggcgctacctcgataaggaatgtacctacctatatagtttaagtttaaaacatttggctctcaaaagaaacttcaattgttgtactgttgatatttggctctggtgatgaatgagtttgccgactactGCCTTATCCAACCTGATAGTGGAAACAGCCAAGTAATGTACACAACAAAATTTCTGCTGCACAGCAGTTGAAAATATACTACTCAGCATGTACTGCGACACTCCAAGAGTTGTGAGTGCCTTCTCCCCAGACCCAGGCTCACTCTGGCTGAGGGTGCGATCATGAGCTCCCAGCATCCTCAGCGCCGACAGAGACCGACCGTGGACAGACCAGCCCAGAGGGGTGTtgcatcaccacactgttttatCAAGAAAAGGCCATAACATCTAGAGTACACGACAATAACGTGTGAACGTGCACGGTATTTCTTCACTCTGTGCACAAACTCTTTTTCCAAGTGCATAGGGCTTTGCTACTGAAGAGAAGCAACTTTTACctgtactctttttaaaaaatatttattaattttttttagagagagaggagaaagaaacactgacttgttgtTTCACTGATTTATGTACttgtggttgattcttgtatgtgtcctactgggactcgaacccacaaccctgaGGATCAGGACAaggctccaaccagctgagctacccgaaCAGGGCTCCCTTTACTCCTGAACCTAACGAAGAAGGCAATTATCTAGCCCTGAACTGTGACTCCCAGTCcagctttctttctcttgtaTGAGCAGAGGCATCTGGTTCTATTTCTCCACCCATAAAATGCGGACATGACATGTCATTTTCTCTTAACCACTGTAAGCTGAAGGAACTATATAATTACTACAGAAAAGCATTCAAAATAAGGAACATACCTCTCTGTGTATAATTATTCTCCCTTTAAATGTTTTTGGTTATTTATTGATACTACTGGCTCTAAAAAAAACTATCTGAGGAAGCAGGAGTGAGCATATCTAATACATTAATTAGTtatttcctgaaaaagaaaatgattcaaCAAAAATGTGTTGCACTGTGTGCAGGTGTAAAGACGAGCATGGGCACAGCATTTCCGGGTGGACGAAGCCCTTTCTTCATCTCGGCTCCGAGAAGCGAGAAGCGAGAAGCGCAGTGGGGCCAGGCTGACGTGCTGGGAGCGCTCCTCCCCAAAGAACCACGTCGTCTACATCTGCTGAGGGCTCTGTTCCCGAAACAAAGACCTCATGAAGAGGCTCCCTGGAGGTGGTGGCCTGGGGATCTATCTGCATGCTCCTACCCACCAGGTGATTCCAAAGCACGCTAACGTTCAGTCACGCCGCTGACCTAAGGCCCAACGACACAGCACGCTGCATAGTTCCGACACTGAGTAGTAGGTAACCCTCTAGTCTCTCAAGACCTGAAGGTATTTATACAATGAAGACACCCAACACCTACCCTGCAGAGCCATGGGAAAGATGAAATAGTCATAAATACAAAACTGCAGTATAAAGTCAGTGATGTAACAACAGCAATACACCAACCACTACACAGAACAACCTTACAAACCTGTGTGtgggaaaagtaaagaaaactgaAGACACGCTCACTGAGAGAAAAGTTCTCTTCTCCACTCCCCATTAACCTACTTGGAAAGAAAGAGGCCGCTGCTCCGGCCGCCGCGGTGCCCTGGTGCCCTGCTGCCCTGCTCACCCCTCCCTCACACAGACAACCAGCCGGTGCTCCGGCCCGGCTGCACCTTGCCCCCGGCCACTGGCcactgccgcccccccccccccgcctctgccTGCCTTCGCCCTGACTCTCAAGTCCAAGAGACTGAGCTAACTTTAAATGCTGAAAAGTACAAGTAAACTGCGTTATAAAATGACTGTTTGAAGCACAATCCCTTCGAGGTACAGAAATAATACCCAATCCTCTGAGCCTTCATGAACTCTTACTGGTTAAAAAGGGGGTGCCTGGTGCTGGCTCAGGAGTCTCCCCCGTCACAAAGAAAGCACTCGGGGGACAAACCTGGccacctgggacacagagagTCTTCAGGAAGGGATCAAGTGGGAGACACTTTTTGCACAAAACTGCAAATATTggtaaaatcaatgaaaaacctCCAGAGGAAAAAATTCCCAAAACTAAAGGTTTTGATAAGCATATGGTTGAAACAGCTCGACATTTTAAGGGCTTTTTCTTGTTACAGTATGTCCCTAGGTTGTTCAGATCTTCATTTAGAATGGACCTCTTTGACTCAGATAGTTGCTGCGCAAACAGCTTCCCAATCTTAATAAAATTACTTGATGGCGACACTCCGCTAAATGACACAGCCTAGACTTTGCTTTGTAACGTACCAGGAGTGACTGAAGACTGTCCACAAACCGTGTGGGGCACATGCGGAGCAAAACCCGCTTTATTCTGTCTGGGAACCAGAGGGCACCGTCATGGAAAGCACGGATGTTTGTGGCCTCAAACAGTCACCACAGAGATATTTTTATGTTCATGTAATATTTGTGTttaaacacaaaaaaaatcaagtaacgAGACAATCATCTTTAATGTCAGGAAAATTCTGCAAGACAGAGATTAGATCAGCCACACCGTGACAATGTGCCAGGGTCTTCATTTAACTATTCCAGCCACCGGTGCTGACCGCAGGCGCTGGAGGAGGCGGTCAGCAGAGCCCCCTGGCTttgggcttccagcctccaggactgtgaaagAATACATTCCTATTGtttcaagccaaaaaaaaaaaaaaagagagagaaaatgcccAGCATCCTTAGGATCTTCCATATCTAAAACAAGTAAGTCTAAGGTGAAAAGATAagtattttatacaaaaaaaagtatttttttttcttttttgtatttttctgaagctggaaatggggagagacagacagactcccgcatgcgcccgaccgggatccacccggcacgcccaccaggggtgacgctctgcccaccagggggcgatgctctgcccctccggggcgtcactctgccgtgaccagagccactctagcgcctggggcagaggccaaggagccatccccagcgcccgggccatctttgctccaatggagccttggctgcgggaggggaagagagagacagagaggaaggaggggtgggggtggagaagcaaatgggcacttctcctatgtgccctggccgggaatcgaacccaggtcccccgcacgccaggccgacactctaccgctgagccaaccggccagggcccaaaaaaaaGTAACTATTATATAGAGCTGTGACAATAtacaaatgtaaagaaaaaactcTGGAAGGATATttaccaaaatgttaacagtggttaAACACTGAGATctcacaatttctttttctttaatttcatgtTTTCTGGACTTCATTTACAACTAGCACTGTAAGCAAGCAACCTCTGCCTtgagaggaacagaggtgaaagcCAAATACTTTAGCAAAGGAACAAAGCTGCTATtctcattacacacacacacacacacaaacatacacacacacttcattATAAAAACACAGTAACCAGTATTTCAAGCAAATTACCAATAAGCAGAATGAGATCTTTACATTTCTGACGGCACACGTGCATTCACAGCCTTTGATGCTATTCACTCTGAAGCACTTCCTTACGTGTTTTTCTAATCTGTACGTTCACGTACATATACGCACCTGAGAGCATTGAGAAGACCTTCTACACTATTAGGAGGCTGGTCCTTAAGAACTTTGATACAACCTTTCAtctaagaagaaaaggaaacagaaaaggtgAAACATCTATTTTCCCATCTATCATTCACTCTTGCAATAATAATACTTAAACAAGCACCACAACTACAGAATTCCTAAGCAATCACACACTGATAATGTAATTATTcttaaaacaggaaaagaaaatctacccaagtattattattttcagtttatcagTCAGACTGAAGCACCACCCATACCAATGAGAAAAGTCAGGGTCAGCTGAGGGAAGACCCCCCCTTGCAAGGGTGTGCTGAGCAGCCTTTTAAAGGATAAAACAGACACACTGGCAAGGAAAAGGGGAGTTCTCCAGATGGGCGGCCGCCACGCCAGAGGTAATAAAGTACACCACATGAAAGGGCTATGAAGAATCTTGCAGAACTGACATAACCCCTACGGGGAGTTCACAGACGGCCTTGAACGCTGGGAGAAGCCACCTGATGGGGATGGCGGTAGGGACTTGTAACAGGCTGTGAAGAAAGGGAACAAGTCAATGAGGATGGCATAAGGAAGAGGACCTGACTACTGTGGAAAAGCCAGCAGGGCGGAAAGCCACAGGCTCTGGAAGCCATGAAGACGTGGGTTCAAATCCCCCTCCCCCGCTCACCAGCATGATGTTACTTAATTGCCTGAAACTTCAGACTCCCCTCTAGCCCAGGGGAGAGAACACCTACACCTGAGCGCTGTCTCTGCAGTTAAGTGGGGAGGAGATGCAGAATTCCTGCGCCTCATCTCTCTTTCCGCACGACGGACACTAATGAAGGCCGTCAGTAAGAGAGGAACTGCCCAGCGCCTGCCCAGCTGCGGAAGGGAAACTGGGAGACGCGTCTCACCGAACACTGGTTTTAGTTCTGATGACCCAGACGGGAAAGGGTGAGGACAGACACTGCAAGAcactggccagagccacaaactgTGATGAGCGGAGGAGGCGGGGAACCGTGCAGCCTTCGACTTCTCACTGGAGCACCTTGGCTGACGTTTCACAGTCCGGGCGGGCCAAACACAGGCTTACAGGTGGCCATATGGAAAAGCATTCAGTAGTTCatacataataatacaagaattaactctgtttcacatactcacaactataaacctacttttgccacaccccaTACATCTGGAAATCAATCTTTTGCTTGAAATGGCTTTTGgtcatagaaatgaaaatatacaataaaaagtgtttttcttaTGTCTGATTACTCATATTGCAAATGACCGCTGGTGAGTGGGAGGTCCCCCTACACCAGTCTAGCCACCTGTACACAGGCTGTGAGAAACGCTCTCGGGCAGAGGAGGCCGAGCCCAGCGCCCACAGACGCTGACCCTGAGCTCCGGGACAGTGCGTCTGCCAGCTCCCGCAGTGAAAGCCTATGACGGTCAGTTGTGGAACCTGAAGGGGATAATATAAAACAATGTCACTTACATCAATTTTTGAGGTTTTGGCAAATGCTCCCACTGGATGTACATGGTCATAGAGTATTATGACGCCCACCATCACCCTCAAGCAGAATGACACTGTCTCCTCATTTGTAAACCTGCTTCTGTATTCCCTGGAGGACAGAAAACATATGAATAGGTAAGAAACATCACAAATGAAtaagctgggccctggctggtggctcagtggtagagcatcagcccagcatgtggaagtcccgggttcaattctcggtgagggcacacaggagaagcgcccatctgcttctccacccctccccttccccttctctctatttctctcttcctctcacacagccatggcttgagggGTTTGAGAgagttgccccaggcactgaggatggctccatggcttcacctcaggtgctaaaaatagctcagttgcaaagcaacagagcagcagccccagaagggcagagcaacgcctcatagagggcttgctgggtggatcccggtcagggtgcatgcaggtgtctatctctctgcctccttgcctctcacttaacaaaaaaaaatttttttttaatgaatgagctGATTCAACTCTCAAGTTGATGTTGGAAGATGTAACTGCTAACCTCTAAAAGGGATGCTAACATGAAGCCCACTTCTTCCATGCACTGGGATTCCCAGACATGGGGCGTGAGGACCAGTAAGCACTTATGTTTCATGGTCTCTACGTGCACCTTAATAAGTTTCCCATTCTGCTGGCAGAGAGCAGACAATTTTAGAGAAATCCAAAGTAGCCCGAAGTAAAAGTTTGGGAATAGGTACTTAGTAAAGGCCACTATcactaaaatgatgaaaaaagtcACTATCTTAATACAGCCAGTATGCCTGCCATTTAGGGGTTTACTTGCTCTGAACAGATTACTGCATTCCtggattttaattttctaaaattcgaTATTATTCTCTCATTTGGGGAAAAGAAGAGTTTTGTATATACAGAAGGCTGCATGGTATAGCAGAAAGCGTCCAGACCCAGGATGAAGACATCCGGGCACATGTGTGGGGTGGGTCGCTGGGCACCGGCCCCTTCACTTCCCAGGCCTCACTCTCACAAGGCTTTCCAATTAGACAGAGTACATACTAATGCTTCGGAAAATCAAAAGCTCCACAGAAATGAGTTATCTACAGAAACCAGTTATCACTCAGGAACCCAGGATGGATTCTTTCTGCCTGGGATGGGCAAACCCAGCTGGACAACACTGGCACATGCCACGAAGGGCTGAGAGAGCCGGGAAACCCAGAACGGCATCCGGACAAGTGCTCAGAAAACGCAACCTGAGCACCAACACGGAGAGAGAGGGACCAGCAGAGGAAGGTGGGGTTCTCTGCTGAACGGGGAGATAGAATGTTCATGAAAAGCAAAACCAGAGAGCTTTACATCTCTCCCCGCCCGCTTGCCCCGCAAGAGCCTGAGTTAGTCCGACGGGTCGGAGGCACCTGACATCCACTGGACTGCACACTGACGCAGGAGTGCCTTTAAGCGGCCAAGTTATTTTAATTCTGTTCACATATTAACGTTGGTCAGCTGGGAGACAGCTAATTTCCACCTTCCACATGTGCCCCCTGCTCTCTGGACAACCCCCTCCAGAGGACGCCGGGACACTCACGGCGTCTCCAGCATGACTCGGCACACGCTGGCCATGGTGCTCAGGCAGTCTGTGGTGTTTTCTATCGGCAAATTCTTGTTCTGTAAAGGGCACAGAGAACAAGAAGGGTAAAAGTGACAAACAGCAGGTAAGGAAATTTTAAACCCAGCATACCATGAAAAATTAGCAACTTTGAAATTGGTTCCCACTCTAAGTTTTGTAAAAACTGCCCTGGATTCTAGGTGCGGGTCTGAGCGCTgggccacagccacagccagACAGCCAAGACGCCTCTCCTGCGAGGCGCTGGCACACGGGCAGGCTCGCGGGCAGGCTCACGGGCCACGCGGCAGGTGGACGTCAGCCCGACGGCGCGGGTGTCACTGGAAAGAGTCCaagcagggagggaagggagtgTGGTTTGTGTTAAGAAGCTTACTGGCCTGTTCCCAGAGAAAGGACTAGCGGGGCAGGAGTGAAAGAACAGTCAGAACGTGAACGCCATAACCCAGGGGAGAGGGTGCCGCACTCATCTGGAAAGGGAGCGAGAGAGGAGGCCCGTTCTCAGTCAGcgtatatgagagagagagagccaagaAGACtgctggcgggg
It includes:
- the CYRIB gene encoding CYFIP-related Rac1 interactor B isoform X4; the protein is MTNPAIQNDFSYYRRTLSRMRINNVPAEGENEVNNELANRMSLFYAEATPMLKTLSDATTKFVSENKNLPIENTTDCLSTMASVCRVMLETPEYRSRFTNEETVSFCLRVMVGVIILYDHVHPVGAFAKTSKIDMKGCIKVLKDQPPNSVEGLLNALRYTTKHLNDETTSKQIKSMLQ